A portion of the Pseudoliparis swirei isolate HS2019 ecotype Mariana Trench unplaced genomic scaffold, NWPU_hadal_v1 hadal_30, whole genome shotgun sequence genome contains these proteins:
- the aqp7 gene encoding aquaporin-7, with product MKDLEPPVSGRTRARAAGPRVWIKNQAVRVGLAETLCTYVMMVLGLGSVAQVVTGRGAFGQYLSINVGFGLGVAMGVHVGGKVSGAHMNAAVSFAQCVLGRLRWRLLPLYVAAQLLGSFLAAGTVYGVYYEAIHDFCGGNLTVTGATATAGIFATYPAPYLSLRAGFLDQVFGTAVLLLGLTALADRRNQPAAPGGEPLAVGLLVLVIGVSLGSNSGYAINPTRDIAPRVFTAIAGWGGEVFRSGSGWWWVPLVAPPIGGVLGAGLYRLLVEMHHPPLPPQRETVEERFPLEGPENICTDVCV from the exons ATGAAGGACTTGGAGCCGCCGGTCTCTGGGCGGACCCGGGCCAGAGCAGCTGGACCCAGAGTCTGGATCAAGAACCAAGCGGTTCGAGTGGGACTCGCTGAAACCCTGTGCACATATGTCATGATG GTGCTGGGCCTGGGGTCCGTGGCCCAGGTGGTGACGGGGCGGGGCGCGTTCGGCCAGTACCTGAGCATCAACGTGGGCTTCGGACTGGGCGTCGCCATGGGGGTCCATGTTGGAGGGAAGGTCTCAG GCGCCCACATGAACGCCGCCGTGTCCTTCGCCCAGTGCGTGCTGGGCCGGCTGCGCTGGCGGCTGCTGCCGCTGTATGTGGCGGCTCAGCTGCTGGGCTCCTTCCTGGCTGCGGGGACCGTCTACGGGGTCTACTAcg aaGCCATCCACGACTTCTGCGGAGGGAACCTCACCGTGACGGGCGCCACGGCCACGGCCGGGATCTTCGCCACCTACCCGGCACCCTACCTGTCGCTGCGGGCCGGCTTTCTCGACCAG GTGTTCGGCACCGCCGTGCTGCTGCTGGGCCTCACGGCGCTGGCGGACCGGAGGAACCAGCCGGCGGCGCCGGGCGGCGAGCCGCTGGCCGTCGGCCTGCTGGTGCTGGTCATCGGCGTCTCGCTGGGCAGCAACAGCGGCTACGCCATCAACCCCACCCGAGACATCGCGCCCAGGGTCTTCACCGCCATCGCCGGCTGGGGGGGCGAGGTGTTCAG GTCGGGCAGCGGGTGGTGGTGGGTGCCCCTCGTGGCCCCCCCCATCGGGGGGGTGCTGGGTGCAGGGCTCTACAGGCTCCTGGTAGAGATgcaccacccccccctccccccccagcgGGAGACGGTAGAGGAGAGATTCCCTCTGGAGGGACCAGAGAACATCtgcactgatgtgtgtgtctga
- the tpgs2 gene encoding tubulin polyglutamylase complex subunit 2 isoform X3: MEEARESFTFKGVAERLTLGVTRILENMPGVGDVRLVEREPAEKRSLLSWEQRNTCILPEDLRDFYLTTDGLTLTWSVKLDGVVAQQSDIWYLDRALCWHLLTSSFTSYYRLMVTHLGLPEWQQAFTPYGPSPRAKQWASLYQPLTFSAEPGCSDPDPHLNKLDPARAFRGGAKTPVPKKKQAAPNGSGSAARSHGGAGRLSGGRR, from the exons atggaggaggccagagagagtTTCACCTTCAAAGGTGTCGCCGAGAGACTGACGCTGGGCGTCACGCGCATCCTCG AGAACATGCCCGGTGTGGGTGACGTGCGGCTCGTGGAGCGGGAGCCGGCGGAGAAGAGGAGTCTGCTGTCGTGGGAGCAG AGGAACACCTGCATCCTGCCGGAGGACCTGCGAGACTTCTACCTGACCACTGATGGACTCACGCTCACCTGGAGCGTGAAGCTAGACG GTGTGGTCGCCCAGCAGAGTGACATCTGGTACCTGGACCGCGCTCTGTGTTGGCACCTGCTGACCTCCAGCTTCACCTCCTACTACCGGCTGATGGTCACTCACCTGGGCCTCCCCGAGTGGCAGCAGGCCTTCACGCCCTACGGGCCCAGCCCCCGGGCCAAG CAGTGGGCCTCCCTGTACCAGCCTCTGACCTTCAGCGCTGAGCCCGGCTGCTCGGACCCGGACCCCCACCTCAACAAGCTGGACCCGGCCAGGGCCTTCAGGGGCGGAGCCAAGACCCCCGTCCCCAAGAAGAAGCAGGCGGCGCCGAACGGCTCGGGCAGCGCGGCGAGGAGCCACGGCGGCGCCGGCCGGCTCAGCGGGGGAAGACGCTGA
- the tpgs2 gene encoding tubulin polyglutamylase complex subunit 2 isoform X2 → MEEARESFTFKGVAERLTLGVTRILENMPGVGDVRLVEREPAEKRSLLSWEQRNTCILPEDLRDFYLTTDGLTLTWSVKLDEECVPLGSMVVPSVSRLRPLLRPASLFSLPGAPALADLDWEDTGSGVVAQQSDIWYLDRALCWHLLTSSFTSYYRLMVTHLGLPEWQQAFTPYGPSPRAKQWASLYQPLTFSAEPGCSDPDPHLNKLDPARAFRGGAKTPVPKKKQAAPNGSGSAARSHGGAGRLSGGRR, encoded by the exons atggaggaggccagagagagtTTCACCTTCAAAGGTGTCGCCGAGAGACTGACGCTGGGCGTCACGCGCATCCTCG AGAACATGCCCGGTGTGGGTGACGTGCGGCTCGTGGAGCGGGAGCCGGCGGAGAAGAGGAGTCTGCTGTCGTGGGAGCAG AGGAACACCTGCATCCTGCCGGAGGACCTGCGAGACTTCTACCTGACCACTGATGGACTCACGCTCACCTGGAGCGTGAAGCTAGACG aggagtGTGTCCCTCTGGGCAGCATGGTGGTCCCCAGTGTCTCTCGGCTGCGTCCTCTCCTCCGGCCGgcgtccctcttctctctccccggCGCTCCGGCGCTGGCGGACCTGGACTGGGAGGACACAGGAAGTG GTGTGGTCGCCCAGCAGAGTGACATCTGGTACCTGGACCGCGCTCTGTGTTGGCACCTGCTGACCTCCAGCTTCACCTCCTACTACCGGCTGATGGTCACTCACCTGGGCCTCCCCGAGTGGCAGCAGGCCTTCACGCCCTACGGGCCCAGCCCCCGGGCCAAG CAGTGGGCCTCCCTGTACCAGCCTCTGACCTTCAGCGCTGAGCCCGGCTGCTCGGACCCGGACCCCCACCTCAACAAGCTGGACCCGGCCAGGGCCTTCAGGGGCGGAGCCAAGACCCCCGTCCCCAAGAAGAAGCAGGCGGCGCCGAACGGCTCGGGCAGCGCGGCGAGGAGCCACGGCGGCGCCGGCCGGCTCAGCGGGGGAAGACGCTGA
- the tpgs2 gene encoding tubulin polyglutamylase complex subunit 2 isoform X1, with the protein MEEARESFTFKGVAERLTLGVTRILENMPGVGDVRLVEREPAEKRSLLSWEQRNTCILPEDLRDFYLTTDGLTLTWSVKLDEECVPLGSMVVPSVSRLRPLLRPASLFSLPGAPALADLDWEDTGSATGGAAPHFDARSRIFELDSCGGNGKVCLVYRRCSAGVVAQQSDIWYLDRALCWHLLTSSFTSYYRLMVTHLGLPEWQQAFTPYGPSPRAKQWASLYQPLTFSAEPGCSDPDPHLNKLDPARAFRGGAKTPVPKKKQAAPNGSGSAARSHGGAGRLSGGRR; encoded by the exons atggaggaggccagagagagtTTCACCTTCAAAGGTGTCGCCGAGAGACTGACGCTGGGCGTCACGCGCATCCTCG AGAACATGCCCGGTGTGGGTGACGTGCGGCTCGTGGAGCGGGAGCCGGCGGAGAAGAGGAGTCTGCTGTCGTGGGAGCAG AGGAACACCTGCATCCTGCCGGAGGACCTGCGAGACTTCTACCTGACCACTGATGGACTCACGCTCACCTGGAGCGTGAAGCTAGACG aggagtGTGTCCCTCTGGGCAGCATGGTGGTCCCCAGTGTCTCTCGGCTGCGTCCTCTCCTCCGGCCGgcgtccctcttctctctccccggCGCTCCGGCGCTGGCGGACCTGGACTGGGAGGACACAGGAAGTG CCACCGGGGGCGCCGCGCCACATTTTGATGCCCGGAGCCGCATCTTCGAGTTGGACTCGTGCGGCGGGAACGGGAAGGTGTGCCTGGTGTACCGGCGCTGCTCAGCAG GTGTGGTCGCCCAGCAGAGTGACATCTGGTACCTGGACCGCGCTCTGTGTTGGCACCTGCTGACCTCCAGCTTCACCTCCTACTACCGGCTGATGGTCACTCACCTGGGCCTCCCCGAGTGGCAGCAGGCCTTCACGCCCTACGGGCCCAGCCCCCGGGCCAAG CAGTGGGCCTCCCTGTACCAGCCTCTGACCTTCAGCGCTGAGCCCGGCTGCTCGGACCCGGACCCCCACCTCAACAAGCTGGACCCGGCCAGGGCCTTCAGGGGCGGAGCCAAGACCCCCGTCCCCAAGAAGAAGCAGGCGGCGCCGAACGGCTCGGGCAGCGCGGCGAGGAGCCACGGCGGCGCCGGCCGGCTCAGCGGGGGAAGACGCTGA
- the tpgs2 gene encoding tubulin polyglutamylase complex subunit 2 isoform X4, which produces MEEARESFTFKGVAERLTLGVTRILENMPGVGDVRLVEREPAEKRSLLSWEQRNTCILPEDLRDFYLTTDGLTLTWSVKLDEECVPLGSMVVPSVSRLRPLLRPASLFSLPGAPALADLDWEDTGSATGGAAPHFDARSRIFELDSCGGNGKVCLVYRRCSAGAAQQVWSPSRVTSGTWTALCVGTC; this is translated from the exons atggaggaggccagagagagtTTCACCTTCAAAGGTGTCGCCGAGAGACTGACGCTGGGCGTCACGCGCATCCTCG AGAACATGCCCGGTGTGGGTGACGTGCGGCTCGTGGAGCGGGAGCCGGCGGAGAAGAGGAGTCTGCTGTCGTGGGAGCAG AGGAACACCTGCATCCTGCCGGAGGACCTGCGAGACTTCTACCTGACCACTGATGGACTCACGCTCACCTGGAGCGTGAAGCTAGACG aggagtGTGTCCCTCTGGGCAGCATGGTGGTCCCCAGTGTCTCTCGGCTGCGTCCTCTCCTCCGGCCGgcgtccctcttctctctccccggCGCTCCGGCGCTGGCGGACCTGGACTGGGAGGACACAGGAAGTG CCACCGGGGGCGCCGCGCCACATTTTGATGCCCGGAGCCGCATCTTCGAGTTGGACTCGTGCGGCGGGAACGGGAAGGTGTGCCTGGTGTACCGGCGCTGCTCAGCAGGTGCTGCTCAGCAG GTGTGGTCGCCCAGCAGAGTGACATCTGGTACCTGGACCGCGCTCTGTGTTGGCACCTGCTGA